From the genome of Gopherus evgoodei ecotype Sinaloan lineage chromosome 5, rGopEvg1_v1.p, whole genome shotgun sequence, one region includes:
- the LOC115652356 gene encoding toll-like receptor 1 encodes MAENRRLLTNFLFFSSVFTLTLWNNIKPSDENEFIANYSGSLLEDHYDYETKSLLLSHRKRLQFASADNKINHPSWDVEQNTSDSLVLSNIPKDGISDLIQLLSKFNKTSGLKNLALKNITTSWENFIRILQIVWHTSTEYFSIFKVKLMSHINKQHFNYNGTSLKAVIITNVSIDVFYFSQDDLYCIFSEMNITALTISNSKIIHMLCPSKRSQFRFLNFSNNDLTDMVFQGCNNLDLLETLILQRNQLKKLSKVSSMTSKMKSLKHLDISRNLLYYDENENHCHWVGTLAKLNLSSNKLTDSVFECLPINVQILDLQNNQIRMVPKDITDLKALKELNIAFNRLTELPGCGHFRGLELLNIEENSILIPSSDFFHSCQNIRELRGGHNPFQCSCELRDFVNFEKKSGGRLVGWPESYVCEYPDDLKGTELKDFQLSELSCNTTLLLVIALVVTVVVVAVTSFLCIYFDIMWYLKMMWQWTQTKRRVRKSHPEDLQSILQFHAFISYSERDSLWVKNHLIPNLEKEDGSVQICLHERNFIPGKSIVENIINCIEKSHKSIFVLSPNFVQSEWCHYELYFAHHKLFSESSNSLILILLEPIPQYLIPARYHKLKALMAKRTYLEWPKEKSKHGLFWANLKATLNSNLPISGKVVVETD; translated from the coding sequence ATGGCAGAAAACAGAAGACTCCTCACAAACTTTCTCTTTTTTAGTAGTGTCTTCACATTAACTCTTTGGAACAATATCAAGCCATCTGATGAAAATGAATTTATTGCAAACTATTCTGGCAGCTTACTAGAAGACCATTATGATTATGAAACCAAGAGCCTGCTGCTCTCACACAGAAAGAGGCTTCAGTTTGCATCAGCAGATAACAAAATAAACCATCCCAGCTGGGATGTGGAACAAAATACTTCGGACAGTTTAGTACTGTCAAATATCCCAAAGGATGGAATCAGTGATTTAATACAACTATTGTCAAAATTCAACAAAACCTCAGGATTAAAAAATCTTGCTCTGAAAAATATTACAACATCCTGGGAAAACTTTATTAGAATCCTTCAGATTGTGTGGCATACATCCACTGAATATTTCAGTATCTTCAAGGTGAAACTGATGTCACATATTAACAAGCAACACTTCAACTACAATGGTACTTCACTGAAAGCAGTGATAATAACGAATGTTTCCATTGATGTATTCTATTTTTCACAGGATGACCTCTACTGCATATTTTCAGAGATGAACATTACAGCCTTGACAATATCTAATTCAAAGATAATACATATGCTTTGCCCTTCCAAACGAAGTCAATTTCGCTTTTTAAACTTTTCAAACAATGATTTGACAGACATGGTTTTTCAAGGCTGTAATAACTTAGATCTCCTGGAAACACTTATTCTACAGAggaatcaattaaaaaaactttCTAAGGTGAGCTCAATGACGAGTAAAATGAAATCACTGAAACACTTGGACATAAGTAGGAATTTGCTGTATTATGATGAGAATGAGAACCACTGCCACTGGGTTGGAACTCTGGCTAAACTGAATTTGTCCTCAAACAAATTGACGGACTCAGTTTTTGAATGTTTGCCAATCAATGTCCAAATACTTGATCTGCAAAATAACCAAATCAGAATGGTCCCCAAAGACATTACTGACCTGAAAGCTTTGAAAGAGCTAAATATTGCATTTAACAGGTTAACTGAGCTGCCTGGATGTGGTCATTTTAGGGGTCTGGAATTACTGAATATAGAAGAGAATTCAATTCTCATCCCATCATCTGACTTCTTCCATAGCTGTCAAAATATCAGAGAGCTCAGAGGAGGACACAATCCATTCCAGTGTTCTTGTGAATTACGAGACTttgttaattttgaaaaaaaatcaggcggAAGGTTGGTTGGCTGGCCAGAATCTTATGTGTGCGAATATCCAGATGACTTAAAGGGAACAGAGCTAAAGGACTTTCAGTTGTCTGAACTGTCTTGCAATACAACTCTCTTGCTTGTTATAGCTCTAGTTGTTACAGTGGTGGTAGTGGCTGTGACATCCTTTCTGTGTATCTATTTTGACATAATGTGGTATTTGAAGATGATGTGGCAGTGGACACAAACAAAACGTAGGGTTCGGAAGAGTCACCCTGAAGATCTGCAAAGCATTTTACAGTTTCATGCTTTTATTTCATACAGCGAACGggattccctctgggtgaagaatcATCTGATCCCAAACCTGGAGAAGGAAGATGGGTCTGTACAGATCTGTCTGCATGAGAGGAACTTCATTCCTGGCAAAAGCATAGTTGAGAACATTATAAACTGCATTGAGAAAAGCCACAAATCAATCTTTGTTTTGTCTCCCAATTTTGTCCAGAGTGAATGGTGCCACTATGAGCTTTACTTTGCCCATCACAAATTATTTAGTGAAAGTTCCAATAGCTTAATCCTCATTTTACTGGAACCAATCCCGCAGTATCTCATTCCTGCCAGATATCACAAGCTGAAAGCTCTCATGGCAAAGAGAACATACTTGGAGTGGCCAAAGGAGAAAAGCAAACATGGCCTTTTCTGGGCTAACCTTAAGGCGACTCTTAACAGTAACCTGCCAATATCTGGCAAAGTGGTTGTAGAAACAGActaa